A region of Staphylococcus sp. IVB6181 DNA encodes the following proteins:
- a CDS encoding methionine ABC transporter permease, which translates to MDKSFSDILREMVTMPNVQGDQVWVASYETLYMTAISTVFAFFIGIILGVLLFLTAKSKSPAAKVFYQIVSFIVNLFRAIPFIILILLLIPFTSLILGTISGPTGALPALVIGAAPFYARLVEIAFKEIDKGVIEAARSMGANTWTIIRKVLIPESRPALISGITVTAIALVGSTAVAGVIGAGGLGNLAYLTGFTRNQNDVILVSTIFILVFVFIIQFVGDWATNKIDKR; encoded by the coding sequence ATGGATAAGTCATTCAGCGATATTCTGCGCGAAATGGTAACCATGCCGAACGTCCAAGGGGATCAAGTTTGGGTGGCTTCATACGAAACACTTTATATGACTGCTATTTCAACTGTTTTTGCATTCTTTATCGGCATTATTTTAGGTGTGCTGCTTTTCTTAACAGCTAAAAGCAAATCACCGGCAGCCAAAGTGTTTTATCAAATCGTATCATTCATTGTCAACTTGTTCCGTGCAATTCCGTTCATCATTTTAATCTTGTTATTGATTCCATTTACAAGTTTGATTTTAGGAACAATCAGCGGACCGACAGGGGCATTGCCGGCATTAGTCATTGGCGCGGCACCATTCTATGCACGTTTAGTTGAAATTGCGTTTAAAGAAATAGATAAAGGCGTTATTGAAGCTGCACGTTCAATGGGTGCAAATACTTGGACAATTATTCGAAAAGTATTAATTCCTGAATCACGTCCAGCACTTATCTCAGGTATTACAGTTACAGCTATCGCATTAGTAGGTTCAACTGCAGTGGCCGGGGTAATCGGTGCCGGCGGTTTAGGTAACTTAGCTTATTTAACAGGCTTTACAAGAAACCAAAATGACGTCATCTTGGTTTCAACTATCTTTATTTTGGTATTTGTGTTCATTATCCAATTTGTGGGTGACTGGGCTACAAATAAAATCGATAAACGTTAA